AAATTTTAAATTGGTTTCAGTGTCGTCCATTACTTCTATTTCGGATTCTGCTCTCTTTATAATTGGATCAAATGGAATATAATTTAATAATTTATATTTTTTTAATTTTTCCTTTAAATTCAATTTTTTTAATTCCTCAAAGATTGCCAAATCAATAGCGTCCGCATCTTCTTCTTTTGATGCTAAGGAAGCATAAAATATTACATCTTCTTTTTTAAAATTATTAAATGGAATTAATTCACCACAGACAAGCTGATTTTTTGTTAAAGTTCCTGTTTTATCGGAGCATAACACATCAACACTCGCAAGCTCTTCAATTGCTACTAATTTTGTTACAACTACCTGTTTTTTTGCTAAATTTAGGGCCCCAATAGCCATAGTAATAGATAAAACAGCAGGCATTGCCACAGGAATTGCTGCCACAGCTAAGACCAGTGCAAATCTTAAAGTTTCAATCAAACTTTCATGCCGATATACTGAAACAATGAATATGACTGAAATCAATGTCACTGCAAGAATTATCAAATAATTTCCAACTGCCATAATCATTTTCTGGAATGAACTTACAGTTTTTGCACCCTCAACTAATTTTACAGTTTTTCCAAAATATGTGTTTATCCCAGTATTCTTAACAACTCCCATTACTTCTCCTTTTTTTACAATCGAACCGGAATAAACAATGTCACCAATTTTTCTTTCATTTGGAAGAGATTCGCCTGTTAATGCAGATTCATCCACTGTAATACATCCTTCCTTAATTATTACCATGTCAGCAGGCATGACATCTCCAATTTTCACTCGTATTATGTCGCCTGGAACAAGTTCCTTTGCTGAAATGATTTTCCAGGAATTGGCCCTAAGAACTTTTGCCTTTAATACCATTTTCTGTTTCAAAACATCTATAACATTTTGTGCCTTATGTTCTTCCCAGAATCCAATAATTCCATTTACTAAAAGAAGTGCCATTATTATTCCAAATTCAGCCCAATCTTTAACAATTGCTGATAAAATTGCTGCTACTTCAATCATCCATGGAATTGGCCCCCAAAAATAAGATAAAAATTTTAATATTGGGTTTATTTTTTTTCCTAAAATTTTATTATATCCATATTGTTTTAATCTATTTTTAGCTTCCTCATCGGATAAACCTATTTCCTTTGAAGTATTTAATGAATTCAACAACTCATTTATATCCTTCTTTTCCTCCATTTTCCCGCCTCACAAATTAAATAAATTTAATTGTTGTTTGTTTTTAATGTTTTATATAATATAACATTAAAAAGTTTATTATAATTTATAAATAATGGTGTGTTCGAAAAGTCAAAATCCGAGGAATTTATTTTGATAAATCAGAAAACTAGCTGATTTAACCGATATTTAATATTATATATATTTGCAGTATTTTTATGTAAAAAGTTCTTGAATATTCCATAATTAAATATTAAAAAATTAAATCATGATTTATATTCTAAAAAAGTTTTTAATTCTTTTTAATATTAAAAATTAATATAAATATATGGATTAAGTTTTATAAAAAAAATAAAAAATAAAGAATTTAATTTAGTTAGATTATTTAATTGGAACAAACATTGAACCTCTTGTAGCTCCCATACCTGGGCTACCGTGTTGAACAACTTTTCTTGATGGAGCAAATTCTCCCAAGAATCTTCCAATTGCTTCTTCAACTAATTTTACTTCGATAAATTCTTTACCATTGTAGATTCCAAAAGGAAGTCCTATCATTTCAGGAGTAATTACGAAATCTCTGCAATGTGTTCTGATTGTTCTTGGGTCTTTACCCCTATTTGCCAATCTTCTTGCTTTTTTGATTTTCATTACTAATTTCCTTTGTTTAGGGGTAATTCCTTTTTTCATGCTTCTTCTCTGTCTAGCTGGAACTATTTCCATGAACTTTTTAATAGGCATTTCTTGGAGCTCCCCTAATGTGAATCCTTTATATTTGAATTCCACTCTTCTTCTTGGTCCTACTTGTTTTCTATTTTGTTTTCTCTTACTTCTAGCAGAACCTTTTCCAGAAAACTTTTTTTGTTTTGCCATGGTTTCACCATAATTATATCAATGTTTTA
The window above is part of the Methanococcus aeolicus Nankai-3 genome. Proteins encoded here:
- a CDS encoding plasma-membrane proton-efflux P-type ATPase, producing the protein MEEKKDINELLNSLNTSKEIGLSDEEAKNRLKQYGYNKILGKKINPILKFLSYFWGPIPWMIEVAAILSAIVKDWAEFGIIMALLLVNGIIGFWEEHKAQNVIDVLKQKMVLKAKVLRANSWKIISAKELVPGDIIRVKIGDVMPADMVIIKEGCITVDESALTGESLPNERKIGDIVYSGSIVKKGEVMGVVKNTGINTYFGKTVKLVEGAKTVSSFQKMIMAVGNYLIILAVTLISVIFIVSVYRHESLIETLRFALVLAVAAIPVAMPAVLSITMAIGALNLAKKQVVVTKLVAIEELASVDVLCSDKTGTLTKNQLVCGELIPFNNFKKEDVIFYASLASKEEDADAIDLAIFEELKKLNLKEKLKKYKLLNYIPFDPIIKRAESEIEVMDDTETNLKFRTTKGAPQVIAELCNLEENLKKKVFDTVDKLAESGYRALGVAVNTGKEWDFIGIIPLYDPPREDVSLAIRNIKNLGIHIKMITGDHIAIAKNIARMLGIGDNIISMNKLLKIKKESEIKKLVDDADGFSGVFPEHKYNIVDTLQKNGHFVGMTGDGINDAPALKKANCGMAVSGSTDAARAAADIVLLSPGILVVTDAIREARRIFQRMESYVIYRITETIRILFFMVFSIIIFNFYPITALMIVLLAILNDIPILAIAHDNVIEQKEPVNWNMKKILLISTVLGFAGVVSSFLIFYVADIILALSRPEIQTFIFLKLIIAGHSTLYVTRIKDHFWKKPYPNKLLLAGTFGTEIIATIIAVYGIFMTPIGWKLAVFIWAYAIVWMFITDIVKRITIKKINI
- a CDS encoding 30S ribosomal protein S19 is translated as MAKQKKFSGKGSARSKRKQNRKQVGPRRRVEFKYKGFTLGELQEMPIKKFMEIVPARQRRSMKKGITPKQRKLVMKIKKARRLANRGKDPRTIRTHCRDFVITPEMIGLPFGIYNGKEFIEVKLVEEAIGRFLGEFAPSRKVVQHGSPGMGATRGSMFVPIK